From the genome of Acidaminococcus sp.:
AAGACATTTAGCAAGGATACTGAACTTACAACTTCACAGAAGGCAGAACTTCTTGGTTTGCTTAATGTGGATGTTTTATCCGGTGGGCAGCACCATAGTGCCAGTTATGGAATGGAACGTATGGTTCAAAGCTTCAGCCGGATCTGTCAGAAGAAAGGAAAGGCATTGGTGATTCCAGAACTTCTTGGACTCCACCAACATCGCTATGAGTAAATTTATGCGCATGATGATACTTTTTGATCTTCCTGTCAAAACAAAAAGAGAGCGCCGTGTTGCGACGCAGTTTCGTAATTATCTTCTTAAAGATGGATTTTATATGATTCAGTATTCCGTCTATGCACGTATCTGCAACGGAATGGATGATCTTGCCAAACACCAGATGCGAGTTGCTCGTCATTGCCCAGAAAATGGATCCATACGAATGATGGTTTTGACGGAAAAGCAATATGAAGCCATGGATGTTCTCGTTGGCAGTTATCATCCGGAAGAGAAAGAAAATCCAGCAGAGACTGTAATGATTTATTAAAAAATGAGCAGAGTAATGAGTTTTAAAATCTTCAATTCCAAAAATCAGAAAATGCAAAAGCCCTTGTGCGTGACTGCACAAGGGCTTTTGTGACTTTCGATTGTACCAAACAAGAATTTAGAAGGGAACTACAACTAAGGGCTTTTCCCCTCATCGTTATTGTAGATTGTACCAAACAAGAATTTAGAAGGGAACTACAACGCGTTTCCTCTTGTATGTTGCGGTGCCAGCATTGTACCAAACAAGAATTTAGAAGGGAACTACAACCAGCATGTTCGTGAACATATTCCAGCCATTATTGTACCAAACAAGAATTTAGAAGGGAACTACAACAGCTCTGCTGATACGGTCAGTTTGTCCGACATTGTACCAAACAAGAATTTAGAAGGGAACTACAACCCTTGGCCTTGATGACAGCAAAGTCGGTGAATTGTACCAAACAAGAATTTAGAAGGGAACTACAACTAACTGCTTCTCATGACTACCATGCCGTACATTGTACCAAACAAGAATTTAGAAGGGAACTACAACCTCGTGAGCTGCTGCTCCGTACCATCCGACATTGTACCAAACAAGAATTTAGAAGGGAACTACAACTGTCAGATGCTGCCCGCTGTCAAGTGTTCGATTGTACCAAACAAGAATTTAGAAGGGAACTACAACTGATAGGGCGGTTGATTTGCTGCACGATATATTGTACCAAACAAGAATTTAGAAGGGAACTACAACACGATACACTGAGCAAACACAGCGTAGGGGATTGTACCAAACAAGAATTTAGAAGGGAACTACAACCCCGAACACCGGCACCGGGATAGTCATTGCATTGTACCAAACAAGAATTTAGAAGGGAACTACAACACGCAGTTTACCGACTTCACGGGCAGAGAAATTGTACCAAACAAGAATTTAGAAGGGAACTACAACTCACCAACTCCAATGACTTCATAAAAATCTATTGTACCAAACAAGAATTTAGAAGGGAACTACAACTCACCAACTCCAATGACTTCATAAAAATCTATTGTACCAAACAAGAATTTAGAAGGGAACTACAACTTGTTAAGTGGAAGTGCTTTCGACCATCCTATTGTACCAAACAAGAATTTAGAAGGGAACTACAACTAACGTATTGGAGGCGCACTGCATAAATCAATTGTACCAAACAAGAATTTAGAAGGGAACTACAACTACATGACCTTTGACCGGCCGAAGTTTGCTATTGTACCAAACAAGAATTTAGAAGGGAACTACAACACGACGGACACGTTATGGTTCGTCTTGAAAATTGTACCAAACAAGAATTTAGAAGGGAACTACAACAGAATCTTCTTTGACTTGTCTAGCGGTTTATTGTACCAAACAAGAATTTAGAAGGGAACTACAACTTTTTTGGCCAGTTCTGCGGTCATTGTGCCATTGTACCAAACAAGAATTTAGAAGGGAACTACAACATGAGCTTTCAACGGCCATTAACGATTACTATTGTACCAAACAAGAATTTAGAAGGGAACTACAACCTTGCCATTATCATCAACTCCTTTTTTAAATTGTACCAAACAAGAATTTAGAAGGGAACTACAACGATTGTGTCCCCTTCCTGCGGGTTCGGAACATTGTACCAAACAAGAATTTAGAAGGGAACTACAACTCATTGTACTCAATCAAAGCATTCATTACAATTGTACCAAACAAGAATTTAGAAGGGAACTACAACGTAATCCTTCCGTACTGCACGACATCTTCTATTGTACCAAACAAGAATTTAGAAGGGAACTACAACGGTGTTGGAGCTGTCATCGCATCGTAAGCAATTGTACCAAACAAGAATTTAGAAGGGAACTACAACACAGAAATCAAGGACGTGCCGGCTTCGATAATTGTACCAAACCAAGAATCAGCAGAAATTATAACTAACAGATAATAAGAAAGTGACCGTATATTTATTGTAGCAAATTGGAGTTGAACAGGGAACTTTAATAGGCATATCATTTTATAAATCCTTGGTGCTAGTTGGGAAAGAATAATGCCCTCCATTCTATAGGGTGAATAAAGGGCATCATATCGATTGATTTGTTATTCAATTTTATTCAGCAAAATATTCAGTGCTTTTTCGTCTTTTTTGCTTCCTAGGTAGGTACATCAACTTTATTCTGCGCCATTACCACTTCTTTTTCCCAAGTTCTTTTAAAAGGTCCTCTTCGTCTTCTTTATCCCAGTCATCGGACATGCCTAACTCAGTGAAGGGCCGTTCACGGGGCTCAAATTTTCCTGTTTCAAAGTTGTACCGTGAATCTTTATAGTTGTCAGCATGAATGATTGCAATAATTTTGCCCTGTCTGCGGCGTACCCAAAATCCATCTCTTGAGAACATCAGCTTTTCCTCCTCTGATTTACCGGTAATGACTTTTTATTACATAGTCATTATAACATACTACAATTTATAGAGGGTACTAAATCAGGGACTCATTAATTAAATACAATGCGTCATTACTCGCAGCGCTGTACTTGGATGTTCCTATCTTATTTGCGGATAAAAGCGGCATCTTTCCGGAATTCTGCGTCGTCGATTCTTTTATATCTTTCTACTTTCATGTGCAGGTCATATTTTTCTCTCAGCGCAGCGAGATCTTTCATCATTTTAGAAGCATGGTGTTTATCAAGGGATTTCTGGTCTTTCCAACTGTCGATGAGAAGCACTGTTTCCGCGTTGTTCATAGGGATAAAATAATCGTATCTGAGGTTACCTTCTTCGGCTCTTATGGCGGCTGCAATGCCGGAGCTTTCCATTTCCTCGGCAAATTTTCTGGCGCTGCCGTTTTTTCCTGTATAGTATAAATTGACGGTGATGCTCATATGCTATCCTTCCCGGTAAAGTTTGTGCTTACTTTTATTATCATTTTACCATAGGCCGCCGAGTGATGCTTATTTGCAACCCGGGATAAAGAGGGTATACTTAAATAGAAGAATCATTTTGAATTTTGACGAAACACGGAGTTTGATATATGAAAATCGACAGACAACAGATTTTAAAGAAGTTTAAGAACTATGTGGACGAATTTGCCGGTGTGGACCGGGGCGTCCAGTTGAAATATGCGCACTCTTTGCGGGTAGCCCATTTGAGTGAACAGATTGCAGCAAGTCTCAATCTTAGTAAAGAGGATATAGACCTTGCCTGGCTGATCGGGATTTTGCATGATATCGGCCGTTTCGAGCAGCTGCGGCGCTATCATACTTTCATTGACTATCAATCCATGGATCATGCCAAGTACGGCGTGCACTACTTGTTTGACGAAGGTCACATCCGGGATTTTATTGCATCCGGTGATGAAGATGATGTCATCAAGGCGGCTGTCGGTGAGCACAATGTGTATAAGATCCGCGACGGTCTGACGCCCCGTCAGGACCAGTTTACCCGCCTCATCCGGGATGCCGACAAGGTCGATATTTTCCGCGTCTACGTGATGTACATGGAAAAGCATATCAACATCTGGCATATTGACTTTTCTGACATGAACAAGCAGTCCATTTCGGATAGAGTTATGGCGCAGGCCCGGGCGCGCACGCTGGTGCGGACACAGGACAAACTGACCTTTATTGATTTTTTCGTTGGCGTGTTATGCCTGTATTTTGACCTGAACTTTGCCAAAAGCCGGGAACTTACGTGGAAAGAAGGAAATTATGAAAAACTTCTGCACTACCATTCGAAAAATCCCGACACGGAAGAGAAACTTGAAGAAATCCGGCAGATGGTGCGGTCCAGGTAAGGTAGTAGTAACCGGAAATGCAGCGGGTAACAGTCAGCGCATTATTTAACCGAACAGGGACTTTTTTCTCTCTAAGTTCACAATTCTCCTCTTAATCCTTGCAACTATTTTGCTATAATGAAGAAAATAATGTACTCTGGAGGAGGAAGCAAAATGAAATTACTGTTCAGGCAAAGGATTTTTTCCTGGTTTGATAGTTACGATATTTATGACGAAGATGGAAATACCGTTTTTGTAGTCAAGGGGCAACTGGCCTGGGGCCATTGTCTCAAAATTTATGACACCACCGGGCGGGAAATCGGAATGGTCAGGGAAAAAATCGTTACGCTCCTGCCTAAGTTTGACATTTACGTGGACGGCAGACGCATTGGCCGGGTCAAGAAGAACCTGACGCTGTTTTCTCCTTCCTTTACCCTCGATTTCAATGGCTGGAAGGCCAAGGGCAACATTGTCGAATGGGATTATAAAATCAAGGACAAGGATGGAAACCTCATTGCCAAGGTCAGCAAGGAACTGCTGAGTCTTACGGATACGTATGTGCTGGACATCCCGAATCCGGCCGATGCACTCTACGTGCTGATGTTTGCTCTTGCCATGGACGCCGAAAAATGCAGCCGTGACAAAGACGACTAAATAAATTCGCTGGTCGCTGGCCGCGGGTCGCCGGTCGCACTGTAGGAAGTCAAGATGCCAGAGGCACTTGGCGAAAGTAAAAAAACAACGCCTGCATCCCGCCATCCGCTGCCCGTACGATTGTACTAGCCACCAGCCACTAACCACTATTTTATACTAAGGAGGTACTACCATGAAATTCATCTGTACCAAATGCGGTCATGAAGAAGATACTTCGACGCGTCAGCCCCGCTGCGCCTGCGGTGGTCTCTGGCGCCTCGAATTTACGCCGCCGCCTTTTACCCTGGATGGGATTGATAAAGATACGTGGAGCATGTTCCGCTATCGCAAGTTCATGGCTCTTGACGGGGATGCGTGGAAAGAGATTACCTTGGGGGAGGGCATGACGCCTGTCATTCCTTTTAATCATGACGTCTGGCTCAAGATGGATTATTTCATGCCGACGCTTTCCTTCAAAGACCGCGGAGCAGCTGTTCTTGTGGCGCATGCCAAGGCTATCGGTGTCGACAAAGTTGTGCAGGACAGCAGCGGCAACGCGGGAAACAGTGTGGCAGCGTACTGCGCCCGGGCAGGTATTGCCTGCGATATCTATGTGCCCGAGGGCACATCCGATAAGAAAATCACGATGATCAAGGCGCACGGAGCGACAGTCCATGTGATTCCGGGGAGCCGCGATTACTGTGCGGAAGTCTGCCGGGAAACGGCACGCCGCGAAGGCGTCTACTATGCAAACCACGTCTATAATCCGTTCTTCTATGAAGGGACGAAGACATATATTTACGAGACCTTTGAACAGATGCACCGCATCCCGGAACATATCTTTATCCCCGTGGGTAACGGCACGCTGTTCCTGGGCATCGTAAAAGGGTTGGAACATCTGCTGCAGAGCGGCGTCATTTCCCATATGCCGCAGCTCTACATGGTGCAGAGTGAACACTGCCAGCCGCTGCTTGATGCACTGAACCGCGGTGATAACCATATCACGCCCGGCAGTGTCGAACCGACGCTGGCAGAAGGTATTGCCATCGGAAAGCCTATGCGTCATGAAGAGATTCTCTCCTATGCGGCCAAGTACCATGTAAAGGGTGTAGCCATTCCGGAAGAAGCCATCCTTCCGGCAAGAGCGTACCTTGCAAAGCAGGGGATTTACTGCGAACATACGACGGCTGCGGTATTTGCCGGCTATGAGGCCTACTGCCGGAAATATGGGCAGCTTCACGATGTCCTTATCTCCATGTGCGGAGCCGGCTTGAAGTCGGATCACGGCTGAGAGAAAAGCATTTGTCATTCGTTCTTTTATGTTTGAAAGAAAGGAGGCATCATTATGGTTAAAAAGTTTTGGAAAGTATTTTTGCTGGCTGCCCTTATGGCACTGCCGCTGCGCGTAAGTGAGGCGAGCGTCGAGGAGCACAAAACATCGGCACAGAATTGCAAGATGAGTTATCCTATTGTGTACGTCGATAATAATCAGGCAGCTCAGGACAAAATCAATTCGGATCTATACCAGTACATTGCCGGTTTCCAGAATGACTATAAGGCCGGGAAGTTCTTCAAGGGGGACTTTTCCTATAATGTGCGGTACGAGGACGATAAGGTCGTTTCCCTGACACTTGCTGATTTTCGGTATAAAGAGGGCGCGGCCCACGGCTACACCTACACGAGAGGACTCAGTTATGATAAGGCCACGGGCGAGCGGCTGCCGCTTTATTATTACGCAAAAATCAGACCGGAAGATAAAGCACTCATCCTACGTCAGCCGATTTTTGATGGAAGCGGTAAGCACGTTCGTCGGGATAAGACTTTTGCCAGTTCCCGCAGCGGGTTTAATGAGACCAAGATCACAGATAACTACTATATGGCCGGCAACGGTGAACTTGTCCTGATTTACCCGCCCTATGAGCTGGGTCCTTATTATCTTGGCACATTGTACGTGCATCTGTCGCAGGATATCGTTGATTATCTGAACCGCAAGAACCAGTGACATCTTTTTGCAATGATCAGAAGTAACTTTTCTGCCTGGGAAGTCTGCCGGAAATCATTGACAGCCGAAAAATGTTTTTGTACAATGAGCAGGAATTACAAATAATTTTGTACCGCCGGGTACGTCACCTCAATCCTGTAGGCCTTTTGTAGGAGGGGAGACGTACCTGTTTTTATTTCTGCAGGAGGAAACAGAATGAATCAATTTATTTACAAGGCGCCTTATGAGGAAAACGGAAAGACCGTACTGGAAGTGAATATTCTGCCGTCGACGTACTGTACTTTTAACTGCATCTATTGTCCCATTGACCGCAGGGAAGAGCGCCATCAGACCGATGAAATTCAAAACTTCGGTGATGTGTCGGAAGCTTTGAAAGATCTCTTAAGAAGAATGGATGAATCCGGTGCCGATGAAGTGTTTCTTAATGCCCATGGCGAAAGTCTTCTTCATGATGGACTTGGGCGCATTATTGACGCTGTTCACGAAAAAGGGGCTTCCGTCAGGTTGCTTTCCAATGGATACTTGTTGGATGATCCGCGCTATCGGGATCTTGCGGACCGTTGTGAATCGGTAATCGGGGAACTCAAGAACGCAACGGAAGAGGGATTTCAGAAAACGCAGCGCCCACTTCCGGGGTATACCCTGGATTCCTATATCAGTCATCTCAAGAATTTCCGCCGGCAATACCGCGGACATTTCATCTTTGAAGTGAGTATCATTAAAGGCTATACGGATTCGGAAAAAGCTCTTTCTTTCCTGGAATCAGTAGTCTGTGACCTTCATCCCGATGAACTATCCGTCGTTCCTATCGATGCTCCTTTCCGAAAAGTCCTGGGTGTGGAGGAGGACAAGCTCCGCCGCTTTGAGGCTCGTCTCAGAAAAGCCTGCGGCATGCCGGAAATCTAAGCCTGAGGAATGCAGGACTCTCCTTTTGCTGCTTTTCAAGGCATATAATTTTTGCTACAATGGGCAAGACTATATGACCAGAAATACAGCGAAGGAGTTTGACATATGAGTATACTTGATGTATCCCATCTCTCCCATAGTTACGGCGGTCGGGAGATTTTTGACGATGTTTCCTTCCGCCTTGAGAAAGGGGAACATGTGGCCCTTGTCGGCGCCAATGGAGAAGGAAAATCGACGTTTATGTCCATTATTACAGGAAAACTTCTTCCCGATGATGGAAAGATTACGTGGGCGCGGAGAACAAAAGTCGGCTATCTCGATCAGCATGCTTCCCTCAAGGCGGGGATGACAATCCGGGAGACTTTAAGAACGGCTTTTCAGGATCTGATGGATGAGGAAAAGCAGATGCTGGCTGACTACGACCGCATGGAGTCGGCGTCGCCGGAAGAAATGGAACGTCTCATGGCAGAGACCGCGGAAATTCAGGAACGACTTGAAAGTGCCGATTACTATAACCTTGATACGAAAATCGAGGAAGTGGCAGGAGGGCTTGGCCTCCGTGATGTCGGCCTTGATCATAAGGTCGACGAATTATCCGGCGGCCAGCGTACGAAGGTCCTCCTGACGAAGCTTCTTTTGCAGCAGCCGGATATCCTGCTCCTTGATGAACCGACAAACTACCTTGATACGGAGCATATTGAATGGCTGGAGCAGTATCTTACAGCCTATGAAAATGCCTTTATTGTGATTTCCCATGATGTCCCTTTCCTCAATGCGGTAACTAATGTCATCTGGCATGTGGACCAGTTGGGACTGACGCGCTATACAGGGAATTACGAAAAGTTTGAAGCCATGGTGGCTATGAAGCGGCGGCAGGAAGAAGCGGCCTATGAACGGCAGCAGGCGGAAATCAAGAAGGAACAGGATTTCATTGCCCGCAATAAGGCCCGTGTCGCAACGCGGGGTATGGCGAACAGCCGCATGAAGAAACTGGCTAAGATGGAAATCCTTACCAAACGCGCCGAAAAGCCCAAACCTCATTTTGTCTTTAAAGAAGACCGGGCTCCTTCGCGCTTTGTTCTCAAGGGCACCAATCTGGTTCTGGGATATCAGGAGCCGCTCACGAAACAGGTGGATCTTACGTTGGAGCGTGGCCAGAAGATTGCTATCAGGGGTACGAATGGGCTGGGGAAAACAACGCTCCTTAAAACCCTTCTCGGCATGATCCCTCCCATTGCGGGAAACGTGGAACGCGGCGAGTTCGTATCGGTGGGATATTTTGAGCAGGAAAGTGCCAGGGGCAACCAGAATACGGCCCTGGAGGAAATCTGGCAGGAATATCCCGGCATGAGCAATTCCGAGGTTCGGGCAGCGCTCGCAGCCTGCGGCCTCACGAATGAACATATCACAACGAAAATGACAGCCCTCTCAGGCGGTGAAGCGGCCAAAGTCCGTCTTTGCAAGCTGATGCAGCGTCCTGCCAATCTTCTTGTACTTGACGAACCGACAAATCATCTGGACGTGGAAGCCAAGGAGGAACTGAAACGGGCCCTTAAAGCCTACAAGGGAACCCTCCTCATTGTGAGCCATGAACCTGATTTCTATGAGGATTGGGTCGACGCTGTCTGGAATGTCGAGGGATGGTCGACAAAAATCGTCTGAATTTGTTATAATATAGCAACCTGGTAGGTATTATTTAAAATGAATGGTAATGGCGAAATCGCTGCTATTCCAGGAGGAGGAGGGCTGCTATGCTTACATTGGACGAACTCTATAAAAAAATGCTGACCCGTGCCGTCGAAGGCAAGGATGTTACGGATGTGAAGGACGCCGATCCCAAGCTGATCGAGTGTCTGGCTCATCCGGAAAAAACGAGCCTGGTATGGCCCATAAAGGAATGTGAATGCTCGGAAGAAGAGCAGCGTAAATGTGAGCAGCATTGCCAATGGGATGCCCTGCATCATGAAGGGAATACCGTTGTCATCGATAATGCCAAGTGTGTCGGCTGCGAAGGCTGCGTGAATTTCTGCAAGCTCGATGCCCTTAAGACTAAGAAGGACATCATTCCGGTTGTAGAAGAGCTGAAAAAGGGGGAAGTTCCCATTTATGCGTTAGTGGCGCCCGCTTTTTCCGGCCAGTTTGGTCCCAAAGTGACGATGGGACGGATGCGGACGGCACTCAAACGTTTAGGTTTTACCGGCATGCTCGAGGTAGCTGTCTTTGCAGATATCCTGACGTTTAAGGAAGCCCTGGAGTTTATTAAGAACGTCAATTCCGAAAATGACTTTCAGCTGACAAGCTGCTGCTGCCCTATGTGGATTGCCATGATCCGCAGACAGTACCATCAGCTTCTGCCTAATGTACCCGGGGCCGTTTCGCCTATGATTGCCGGCGGGCGTACGGTGAAGGCGCTTCATCCGGAAGCAAAGACAGTCTTTATTGGCCCTTGCATGGCAAAGAAAGCGGAGATGAAGGAGCCTGATATCAAGGGAGCCATTGATTATGTCCTTACGTATGAGGAAATGCGCGACCTGTTTTCGGTGATGAATCTCGACCTGACAACCCTGGAGGAAGACAACGTACCGCATGCTTCCCGTGCCGGAATCCGCTATGCTTTTGCCGGCGGGGTGGCTGACGCCGTGGCAACGACGGTACACCATATCGCTCCTGAACGCAAAATTGATATCAAGATTCGCCGCGCCGACAGTGTGCCAGACTGCAGGGCCATGATAGATTCCATCCTGAAAGGAAACCGCGAAGGCAACTTCTTTGAGGGTATGGGATGCCGCGGCGGCTGCGTCGGAGGTCCGAAAGTCCTGACTCCCCGTGAAGAGGGCAAAAAGAACGTAATGGCCTACAGTGAGGAAGCAGCTTATAAGACGCCGGCCGACAATCCGTACGTCATAGAACTCCTGAAGCAGCTTGGCTTTAATACGGTGGAAGAGTTCCTGACAAAGAGCGACTTGTACGATCGGAAATTTGATTAATGTATAAACGGGGCTGTGAAATAATGGAATGCATTATTTCACAGCCCCGTTACGCTGGTCGCCGGTCGCCCAAAAATGCTTTAATTTCCGACTAAATGCCGAAAGTGTCTTTTTGCCAACGGCAGCTATCTGCTAACTGCAATCTGCTATCTGCCTTGTGCTTTACCCAACAACATGCCCGTACTACAGTACTAACCACTGTTATCTAACCACCAACCACTTCGGGCTAAATGTCAAAAGCCATATGCAAAATGCGCTTTTTTCTTTTCGGCACTAATGTGTTTAATTTGCCTTTCTTGCCCGAAAAGTTGGGTTTCGTTAAAATAAATGCAGAAACAAATTGGAACGGACGGTGAAGGCGATGATTCAATACGGCGAAAAGGAAATGGCTTATCTTTCGCAAAAAGACGAAGTCATGAAAGAGCTCATCCGGCACTATGGCAAACTCGAAGCCGGCCATGTATCGGAC
Proteins encoded in this window:
- the cas2 gene encoding CRISPR-associated endonuclease Cas2 — encoded protein: MRMMILFDLPVKTKRERRVATQFRNYLLKDGFYMIQYSVYARICNGMDDLAKHQMRVARHCPENGSIRMMVLTEKQYEAMDVLVGSYHPEEKENPAETVMIY
- a CDS encoding antibiotic biosynthesis monooxygenase — encoded protein: MSITVNLYYTGKNGSARKFAEEMESSGIAAAIRAEEGNLRYDYFIPMNNAETVLLIDSWKDQKSLDKHHASKMMKDLAALREKYDLHMKVERYKRIDDAEFRKDAAFIRK
- a CDS encoding HD domain-containing protein is translated as MKIDRQQILKKFKNYVDEFAGVDRGVQLKYAHSLRVAHLSEQIAASLNLSKEDIDLAWLIGILHDIGRFEQLRRYHTFIDYQSMDHAKYGVHYLFDEGHIRDFIASGDEDDVIKAAVGEHNVYKIRDGLTPRQDQFTRLIRDADKVDIFRVYVMYMEKHINIWHIDFSDMNKQSISDRVMAQARARTLVRTQDKLTFIDFFVGVLCLYFDLNFAKSRELTWKEGNYEKLLHYHSKNPDTEEKLEEIRQMVRSR
- a CDS encoding LURP-one-related family protein translates to MKLLFRQRIFSWFDSYDIYDEDGNTVFVVKGQLAWGHCLKIYDTTGREIGMVREKIVTLLPKFDIYVDGRRIGRVKKNLTLFSPSFTLDFNGWKAKGNIVEWDYKIKDKDGNLIAKVSKELLSLTDTYVLDIPNPADALYVLMFALAMDAEKCSRDKDD
- a CDS encoding threonine synthase, whose product is MKFICTKCGHEEDTSTRQPRCACGGLWRLEFTPPPFTLDGIDKDTWSMFRYRKFMALDGDAWKEITLGEGMTPVIPFNHDVWLKMDYFMPTLSFKDRGAAVLVAHAKAIGVDKVVQDSSGNAGNSVAAYCARAGIACDIYVPEGTSDKKITMIKAHGATVHVIPGSRDYCAEVCRETARREGVYYANHVYNPFFYEGTKTYIYETFEQMHRIPEHIFIPVGNGTLFLGIVKGLEHLLQSGVISHMPQLYMVQSEHCQPLLDALNRGDNHITPGSVEPTLAEGIAIGKPMRHEEILSYAAKYHVKGVAIPEEAILPARAYLAKQGIYCEHTTAAVFAGYEAYCRKYGQLHDVLISMCGAGLKSDHG
- a CDS encoding DUF3298 and DUF4163 domain-containing protein is translated as MVKKFWKVFLLAALMALPLRVSEASVEEHKTSAQNCKMSYPIVYVDNNQAAQDKINSDLYQYIAGFQNDYKAGKFFKGDFSYNVRYEDDKVVSLTLADFRYKEGAAHGYTYTRGLSYDKATGERLPLYYYAKIRPEDKALILRQPIFDGSGKHVRRDKTFASSRSGFNETKITDNYYMAGNGELVLIYPPYELGPYYLGTLYVHLSQDIVDYLNRKNQ
- a CDS encoding radical SAM protein — its product is MNQFIYKAPYEENGKTVLEVNILPSTYCTFNCIYCPIDRREERHQTDEIQNFGDVSEALKDLLRRMDESGADEVFLNAHGESLLHDGLGRIIDAVHEKGASVRLLSNGYLLDDPRYRDLADRCESVIGELKNATEEGFQKTQRPLPGYTLDSYISHLKNFRRQYRGHFIFEVSIIKGYTDSEKALSFLESVVCDLHPDELSVVPIDAPFRKVLGVEEDKLRRFEARLRKACGMPEI
- a CDS encoding ATP-binding cassette domain-containing protein produces the protein MSILDVSHLSHSYGGREIFDDVSFRLEKGEHVALVGANGEGKSTFMSIITGKLLPDDGKITWARRTKVGYLDQHASLKAGMTIRETLRTAFQDLMDEEKQMLADYDRMESASPEEMERLMAETAEIQERLESADYYNLDTKIEEVAGGLGLRDVGLDHKVDELSGGQRTKVLLTKLLLQQPDILLLDEPTNYLDTEHIEWLEQYLTAYENAFIVISHDVPFLNAVTNVIWHVDQLGLTRYTGNYEKFEAMVAMKRRQEEAAYERQQAEIKKEQDFIARNKARVATRGMANSRMKKLAKMEILTKRAEKPKPHFVFKEDRAPSRFVLKGTNLVLGYQEPLTKQVDLTLERGQKIAIRGTNGLGKTTLLKTLLGMIPPIAGNVERGEFVSVGYFEQESARGNQNTALEEIWQEYPGMSNSEVRAALAACGLTNEHITTKMTALSGGEAAKVRLCKLMQRPANLLVLDEPTNHLDVEAKEELKRALKAYKGTLLIVSHEPDFYEDWVDAVWNVEGWSTKIV
- a CDS encoding iron hydrogenase: MLTLDELYKKMLTRAVEGKDVTDVKDADPKLIECLAHPEKTSLVWPIKECECSEEEQRKCEQHCQWDALHHEGNTVVIDNAKCVGCEGCVNFCKLDALKTKKDIIPVVEELKKGEVPIYALVAPAFSGQFGPKVTMGRMRTALKRLGFTGMLEVAVFADILTFKEALEFIKNVNSENDFQLTSCCCPMWIAMIRRQYHQLLPNVPGAVSPMIAGGRTVKALHPEAKTVFIGPCMAKKAEMKEPDIKGAIDYVLTYEEMRDLFSVMNLDLTTLEEDNVPHASRAGIRYAFAGGVADAVATTVHHIAPERKIDIKIRRADSVPDCRAMIDSILKGNREGNFFEGMGCRGGCVGGPKVLTPREEGKKNVMAYSEEAAYKTPADNPYVIELLKQLGFNTVEEFLTKSDLYDRKFD